cagttatattgttcagagttcgccctgttggccgcgtatgcattcttgagttatcatccaaaaaccattttactatttcgggtcaccgtgaccttgacctttgaatcaataggggtcatctgcgagtcatgatcaatgtacctatgaagtttcatgatcctaggcccaagcgttcttgagttatcatctgacaaccacctggtggacggaccgacagaccgaccgacagaccgacatgagcaaggcaatataccccctcttcttcgaaggggggcataataaaaacattttattaatataacattAACCAATACAACAATATGAAACTGTAATtgtcataaaaacaacaaagaaattCATGTCAGCAAATAAATAGAAGTTGAAAACAATATCATGTTTTTACAGCATTGAATACAACACATGTATATGAGCAGAAAATACTATGAAGCACCCATGTGACAACATCAATGCTTGAAATGGaggttataatacaaaaatactgGAAATGATCAAAAGAAAATCTGGGCAAGATTGACAGAAAGTTGACACAAGTGTAAAACATTAAGGACACTAAAAGAGATGAAAGTGACTTTTACCCTAAAACCATCCATACCAGAGTTGAATAAAAGGATATAAAATAGATGGAAACAATACAAAAATTACAATACCAAATGTCCAAGTAGTATTTAGAATTTCATAAAAGACATGCATTGTGTAACAAAGATAAAGACAAATAACTAAATTACACTTGATGTTAAGCCTTGCTTAAGATGCTTCATACATATTGGTCCAATCACttcaacatattgtttttttacaaCATTTAGGAAAAGGGTCACTAACAACTgttttttacaacatttatgaAAAGGGTCACTAACAACTgttttttacaacatttatgaAAAGGGTCACTAACAACTgttttttacaacatttatgaAAAGGGTCACTATAAAAACTTTATTGTTGTCAAGTAGAAGTTCCCCTGTGCTAGTTGTAGACTCTTGCACGAACAAATTAAACCAACACAATTGATATTGAACAATTTAGTAAAAGATCTGATTTTCATGGGCAGTTAAGTAGAAGTTCCCCTGTGCTAGTTTTAGACTCTTGCACGAACAAATTAAACCAAAACAATTGATATTGAACAATTTAGTAAAAGATCTGATTTTCATGGGCAGTTAAAAGTAGAAGTTCCCCTGTGCTAGTTTTAGACTCTAGCACGAACAAATTAAACCAAAACAATTGATATTGAACAATTTAGTAAAAGATCTGATTTTCATGGGCAGTTAACATTGACAGATGCCTTGGTGTTCTATTTAACAATGAATCCCTGTCTCAAAGAAATACtcagcaataaaacaatattctaaacataacattttaatgTAAAGGTCTGCACACAGGAAACCTTTCACAGATATGGGGCTCATAACAGATTTTGTGGAGCTTTCTTTCAAATAAAGTTGGCATTAAATATATCATTGGTGAGAAACAGATACGTTTTACTTGTACATCTTATAGTGGAAAATTGATTAACCAGTTATTGacgtagatttttttaaaacttcCTATTGGCCACTTAAACTCAATGAGTCATTGTTCGCTCAGGTACTTCTTAAAAGTATCCAAGGTATTCTTAAGTACCTCAAGTACAAACCCGCTGTACGGAAAACATCCCCCTAAAATACCCTGGAGTACTAACCTGTACCCCACCATAATTATTTCggctgttttttttatattatgtatatttatttcaacattCCGTAAAACGGCCTCTCTATTATCAAAATTCATACAAAAAAGCATTTGAGGCAGGTTtatttcaaagagaattttgctTTGTAATGGTAACAAAACCAGAAGTCGTAATTTGGACCCCGCCATTTTCAACTTCTGTTTATCGGTTGTCAAGCCTTACTGTCATTTTCCCAACAATATATTGTAATGGGTAAATAAGTGGAGTGTGAAAGACTCTAGGCTTACATCGGATCTATTGCTGCTTTTGACAAAGGACGCGATATGGCCAAAGGAGTGGTTTAGATGACTGCTGCTAAATACTTTCTTGACAAGTTCAGAATGGTGTAAGGTTATATCTTAACAGTATACCGGTATTTGATACGAGCATGTACAATACCAGAGGGTGTGTGGGATTGACCTGCTCAGTATTCCCCAAAATAgtttgattttcttttgtacaggAAATAATATCTTCTCTGAAGGTTGGTCAACTCCACCCTCCCCCTGTCCCTGCAATAATTAAATGGCGGCACAGAAAAGGAATGTGATGAAAACTACAGAGGTATTTTTAGTCCCATAAAGAATTGATATTCTCCTTCACAATTGCCTCAATGGAGCAATGTGCTGGCAATTAAAATTGCTGATTTGATTGAAGACTCTATGTAACCTCATattttaactaattatttttttatattattcatctattcaaaattatttaatagaCAGACAAAATGTTTAATGAAATGCTTATTTATAACATTCCTATGCAATTTAATCTGGACTAAAGCCTTAGCTAAACAGAATATTTCAAAATACCTTTTTTTCCATGATAGTTTAAAGTTATTGTCAAAAAGAATGTGTTCATTCCAGATGAAGGAACAACTCCAAGATGTCAATGTGCAGGGTCAAAAGCCAGAATACTGGCTCTCCAAGTTGTCCGGCTCTATTGGTTGTTGTCGGCCAGGCACTGCTTAATAGTAAAGTATTTGGAACTGCATGTCAGCCTAACAAACGACAGTTGGAGAACTACATATACCAGCAACAAAAGAAGGTGTACAAGGCTGTTAATTATTGGTGCACTAACCTTGACTCAGACAATTATGTTGACTTGTTTAAGAATGTTAAGAAACTAATGTAACTTTTCTTGACCAGTATCTTTCCATGTTTGTTTGGCAACATGAGAACAATTGTTTATATTCTGGTTTGCAAAAAGATCAACATCTGTCTACAAATACATGGCACTCTTAGATAGTTGCTGTTATTCTGATCATTATTTGAGGTTGATAGCAGCAGAAAGACATTATAAACAGAAATTAACAGTAGATGGACATGTTATCAAAAACCCATACACAACTGACAAAATCACTAGAACACATGCAGGTGTCAGAACAAACGCTAGAATCTTCAGttaatcattatttttatgaAGCCTTCGGCTTTCGCATGTATAATCTAGCATATTGTCCTGGCAATTATGAAGTGACAATCACGCTTTAAAgatttgataaatatatttaaacccGGTTTATCCgattaaaaaacaattgaaatcTAACTCATGCACAGCCGTTATCAACTTTCTGATGTGAACCTCGTACCAAATCATATTTTGTTCTGGGGTCAACTAGGACAGTATGATATGAAAAGTTGAAACTATCTCGAAAATACACTTAGAGTGAATTTTTTTGTCGAGAGCTTACCTAGGACGCTGTCCGGGTTTATAAGTTGTTAATTTCGGGTTAtggatgtttcggtaaatgaccagttcggtaaattgatttatagagtaaaagtcgtggatgtttcggtaaattgattttatataggaggtatacctacaacgaggtgttaatgacacctattatcggcttacaataacattaggggcatttatttgcaaactgtggattaattttgatgtacattaattgagttgtttggtactaattaaattatctgtttaaatgtacgatgtttgcaaagtgttattattaattatccaggcttgcaacctattaaatttctaatcgatggaggtaaattatatattaaggtcatgatcgttttgtattttatatatgtttttaaacatttagttgataaataccttaattaaagcagttaaaaaaatataataatgtggctcttacaagaggtggcctccacgtggcaagagctgggcaacatattcattatgttggcaaactacctcatgtttatgtAATGGTTAattttcggtggtttaaaataataagatcaaatatgtttgtttcgtatGTAAATAAATTTCTCGCTTTTTTTTTCCTACAAACAGTTCTgcacataaggtattattcttaaaataatctagatatttatgtttagatcgtgaacatgctttaacactggtggccgagtttttacatacacgaccagtaactttcaaactgtgaaataaacaaacgttttccttctttaatcatgtttaccaaaaaatactggtggtgacatcaaaggatgtttatttgtggtaaaaataacattattatgtaattaggtaattataaaaaaatttaaTGTAGTAATGtttgttaataatataaattaaactaaataatatttacgttcttatttttcaggttttcAGGAGTCTACGTCGCAGACTGGGGGATCTCTCTGTAGAGTGGATTATGTTAGACTTTGAAGCTGGTAAGTCATAAAAAGGTTATGAAAACGACTAAATTGATTTGAGTAATTTACTTTTGTagcaataacataaataatacatgtttgatTACTATTAATTTCTATGTATTTTCTATTTTCAGCAACTTGGCAGGCGATAAGAGAGGTTTTTCCTGATGCCGTGATACGGGGATGCGTCTTCCACTTTACACAGCGGATATACAGGAAGATCACCACAGAGGGACTGAGTACCGCGTATCAGCAACATGGTGACAAGTTCGAGTTCTTCAGGAAAATTATGTCCCTTCCTTATCTACCAGTTGAACAGATTGAACCGGCATTCAACAGGCTGATGGAGGTAGCTGAAGGAGTCGGGGGTCCCGTACTGCGGGTATGCGAGTACATTTCCCGTACATGGATCCACGGCAGTGTATGGCGACCCCTCAATTGGTGCGTGTTTAGAGAGGAGGTGCGAACGAACAACGACTTGGAAGGTAACTATAATACAATtagcattattaatttataagtaTGAAACAATTCACATTGTATATTTTTCGTATATTAATCTTATACTTTCATATCATACTATAACGGTAATAAGCATTTGTTtcataataatgttataaaaaactgataaaaaaatgacataatcttgttattaagtacaaacatgtttttattataattacaggATGGCATAGACGCATCAACGCACGAGCGTGTTCAGCCAACCTCGGGCTTTACAAGTTGGCCAACCTTCTCAGAGAGGAATCTGAGACTGTTGATCTTCATATACGGCTGGTGAGCCAGCACCTTCTCACGAAGATCAGGCGGAAGAAGTATGTTACGATACACGGCAGACTGCATCAAGCATGGGATGACTACGAAGAAGAGAAGCTGACAACAACTGAACTTCTGAGGATCATCAGCCACATCAATGCCCTCGGACCATCCACAgcggtccaccacatgctcgacgACGACGAGGCTTGAAAGATGAACGACtgatatggttgaaatgtaacattaaattgaacagtGTCGTACATGTATCTAATTTGTATTAGAAAATCTGAATGataaaaatgtgtgataaaaatgtaaaaatattgtagtgcgtcaaaaatgtatctaattaatatgtgcttactccctcattttttttaaatgacatgaaatattcaaatatatatatatagtatccaaggtttagttgttgcttatttatattacacagtgtattcattcggctggcgttgtgttatatgtcaaatttatcagttttcaagtatgtgtatctcttcgcttaactcaacgttcaatgacacgcgcacttaacataattataaaacataacgcgtatcattatattactttttattaattacgtacacgttttaaattttatatattgtttttttgtgtgtttttcgcAACccgaaagaaataataaaacatataaataaatataaaattcaacatgaaacctttattctttaatcataaaaaactttttaaaatagcattaaacgtAATTGCAGAGCTTACATttattccgccataaatcattatttcttatttttactattatgttataattttgttaattaaataaaagcaccaatttaaaaaccaaacaacagtattgcgttatttaaatcgtaaaattaactaaattctttaccttaggcatggcattaattactcaactcaaaagtaatccacagtttgcaaataaatgcccccaatgttattgtaagccgataataggtgtcattaacacctcgttgtaggtatacctcctatataaaatcaatttaccgaaacatccacgacttttactctataaatcaatttaccgaactggtcatttaccgaaacatccaGCACCCTTAATTTCTTTTGGCACAAATTAAGCACCGTAAATTTTACGGAATATGAGCTCTAAAAAGGAGGACGATGTCCCACTCAGAGTTTTTGGGTTTTGAAAACGATATTGTCGACTCACCATATGTGGCGAAAATAATTTAAGTTGGAACAATTTCGCCAATCAAAAAGTCTAAAGGAAAAAGCCCAGTGAAGGGCAGGAAAACAGTCAAATCCACTGTTGTGCCAAAAAATCTAATGCAAATAATGCCAATATTTAAAGAGTGAACATAGAAAATCTCAGTTCAAATGAGATAAGATTGCTAAGAGAAAAACTGTGTTTACAAGAGGAATATGATGACAATAGGTCACATTTAAACTTACAAAATCTCAATTCAAATGAGATAAGATTACTAAGAGAAAAATTTGGGTGTACAAAGAGACATATGATGACAAAGATTATGACTATTTTACACCTTCTTGTTCAAGATCAAATAAGGAAAATCGTCCAAATTTGTGTATTGATCTTGATAATGATTCCCATGATCATGACCGTAGAAACATGGCCATGACATACCATATGAGCTTTTTTGAAGTGATTCAGGAGGACTGGGCCCCTCCAAAGTCTTAAAATATTGGAAAAGGAAAACCAGTTGCTCCTTCATTGGCTAAACTGATAAATCAAGCATGTACAACAGCTTGTGATACAGATTCCATAGtttttaagtataaaattccTGAAAATGTAGATATGTGTGGACCTCCTAGGCCCCTACAATAAATTCAGAAATGTGGAAATTTCTAGACAAGTGCACACATTCTAATGACAAAGCTGTTCAAGATATTcacaccagagctccagataagaggcgtatctgcatatttacgcattgaaaaaataaaaaaacgcattaaaaaccGTCCCAGTACGTAACTAAACGCAATACAGATCTTCGTacgtattttaaattttaaatcgattaaaaagcgttaccggtttaaccaatactccagttaagtttttagtgtaagttaggctgcacaccacactttttagccaccaatgcgaattggccccgggtcaaatttctcaagaaagagaacattgctcaagtaagcaccattttgagtgtctaaataataatgaatgtcaggtttgagttgtggtgatttttcttggatgtttgtaagttaccaaaacattggtattgtaactatagctgcatacaggcaatctccatgcagagttgtcgttccttgctctcacatacagctatgctggttcccgtcaaatcactgcgcggaggttggcatacaggaagtagaattaatgcaattcgaaagcAGGTGTAATGCTgtctccggtcagtatttctgttggaaattagAAAGGGCATACGGACATTgcactattacaaaaaatctaatcttttgacccccaattttctccattgctgtttagtacttggtaagtaaccaatgtaaaaacatggtttccaggcaccttgcttctgcaggaaagtggcagtttgttgttgcaACTGGCTTAAAAGGCTCTGAAACACACACagaattctgatgttttgatttgaaataatcaatactaaaacattttgcccaaactcatttgatttgaatgttactgatttttaagaaggcacagcctcaaccattctggaaatgtgcttggtttatttttagatttgCGAGGTGGCCAGTTTTCAGACATTGGTttgctcctgcttgtgtacgagattggccgagactaaaaaaactgtagtgtgccaccttaaCCTTTGAAttaaaagtaagtcaatcaaaaaaGCTTGTAATAAAAATTGCGGCCCGTCATGTTTGTGGATAAAAAAAGGGGCGTTTTGAGCGACCAGCGGCTCCAGCGggaatattttaaaagaaagtattttcatatcgtcattttaaattcattctgtttgcatttaataatataaattaaaaaaatatttctagattaaaaaCGCATTTGactttgtcagttttctatgggaatggaaaatacccctaaatattcctaaataccctttatggctgaaacaaaggagtaaaatacgctttaacaataatatcagggtgTGAAATACCCTtaagactaaatccttatctggagctctgattcaGACATTGTTAGCATCAGCTATGATGCCCATTGTAGATTTAGCCAAAACTGTGGGAAATGATGCAGGTAATACAAAAGAAACTAAAGTTTTAGTGTCTGATGCCTTAACTTTGATTGGACAAGTTCAATTTAATTTGTCTGTGCAAAGGCTTTACTCAATAAGACTGAACATTAATCGGAAATATTTCAGATTGTGTAATTATTCAATGCCAATCACAAAAAGTTTATTCGGTGATGATTTGGCCAAAGACGTAAAGGCCTGTGATTCAATGTCTTTCATAGGCAAAAGCAGTATGGCCTGGAAGAGGGCGACCAATGTGGAGAGGTCAAGGTCGTTATGTTCCTTACCCGCAACTAACTCAAAGATTTGGACCACAAATGGCAACAAGGCCCTTTCGAGGCAGGCCCTGTGTTCGAAGAGCGTCCAGAGGGAGCTTTGAAGTCACTAAtgacaaataaataattaataggtAAGGTGAAGCATTTTGTACCTTGTTGGAAACAATTAACCAATGACCAATGGTTGTTAAATGCAATACACCTTACCGCAAAAGCCAAACCGAGCAGCTTGACAACAAGAAGACCAAGAGTAACACGCTGTACGAACTCCTAAAGGATGACATACCAAGCTCTTGCTTTGTTCAACTTATGGAGGAAAAGAGGTACAACCCGCGCCGCTGAACTTTCCACCTTCTGTCGTAGAAGTTGCTGACAAATAAAAGGGATGTGATAGAGACTCAATTGAAGATAAACTGTTGAGAGGCATTCAGGTCAGTGCTGAGAAATGTACTGACTTGAAGAATGCAACAGTGAACCAGGCATCAAATACTACTTGAGTGGATCAGAGGAAAGGAAGAATAACAGCAAGCTGGTTTCACTGTAGAGTCAGTCGTGTAAAGACACTAAGGGAGAAGGATAATTCTGCTGATCCATCTGCCCTAGGTGAAATGCTTTTGGGGAGAACAAAAAACTTCAAATTGTCAGCCATGAAACACGGCATTTCATTGGAACCAGAGGCAAAACGTGCATATGCCGAGGAAATGAAAGCATCATATAAGAAGTTCAAGCAAACAGATTCTGGCCTTAGTGTGTTCAGGATAAACCCTTTCTGGCAGCAAGAGCTGACCTTGAGACCATGTGAGACTGTTGTGGTAAAGGCCTCTGTGAAATTAAGTGCCCTGAATCTATCAAAGACCAGATACCTAGTGTAGATAATGTTCCATATTTAGAACTGAAAAACGGTGAGGTGATACTAAGTAAGAAACATCCATACGGGTACTGCTGTCAAATTCAGGGGCAAATGAAAATCCTAAACAGACCATTTTGTGACTTATTTATATATAGTTGCCATGGAAATTTGACTGTCTGTGTTCCATTTGATGAGCAGTTTTGGAATGAGGCTGAAACCAGTCTAACTTGGTTCTGGATGAACCATGTTTTGCCAGCACTACTCACTGATGAAAATCAGCCACCTCAACAGGATAAAAGAGAAACACCAGTGAAGAAATCAGTGTGTAACCAGTCAACAAACTGTATTGAGAAACCAAATGTCTGCAGAGCATTGATGCCAATGGCGACAGTATCAAATATCCAGACATGTAAGCCTCCTAGTAAGCGACAGCGAAAATCTTACAGAAACAACCCGTATATTTATGTGGTGTGTGTGGCTTCGATGTTGTTGAAGTCCCACTCATCAAAGCTGAACAGCTGCAGTCTGTAAATTGTGACCGGTGTGATGTTTGGATACACTATTGGTGTGCAGGTGTAACAGACAAAACTCTTGAAAATGTTCAAAGTGCAAATAAACATTCTGTTACAAAAGGTGTAATAGATAAACTTCTGGAAAACATTGATGATGGGTCAGTGCTATATGTATGTAAACACTCTGTTGAGTAAACAGCTATGATATGTGATACGATACTATAATATAATGTGTAAATGACTAGATTGATTCCATAATAATGTCTAAAGCAGGGGATTAAGAATGCCAACAGTACTAGTTTGTAATCGAATAcattatttcagttttatataAGAATACACCCCACTATAAAGTTCAAGCAATTGAATTAGCTCATGGTAAGAAACTCTTACTATTTTCTGTGATTTCCTGCAACTAGAGTTGTACAACACTGAACATAAGACCAAAGAACCCCCGAAAAAGCGGGCCAAAAAAAACACCATGGAAAGGTGTGTATTTGATCTCATTTCTCGAAAA
This sequence is a window from Dreissena polymorpha isolate Duluth1 chromosome 16, UMN_Dpol_1.0, whole genome shotgun sequence. Protein-coding genes within it:
- the LOC127861858 gene encoding uncharacterized protein LOC127861858 — protein: MLDFEAATWQAIREVFPDAVIRGCVFHFTQRIYRKITTEGLSTAYQQHGDKFEFFRKIMSLPYLPVEQIEPAFNRLMEVAEGVGGPVLRVCEYISRTWIHGSVWRPLNWCVFREEVRTNNDLEGWHRRINARACSANLGLYKLANLLREESETVDLHIRLVSQHLLTKIRRKKYVTIHGRLHQAWDDYEEEKLTTTELLRIISHINALGPSTAVHHMLDDDEA